catgtttattacgattgtaaataagggcttcacaagggcttatttagactgtagacattttttgggctaaatcgattgatattaacacttatttagccttgaggaatcatttattctgggtattttgatataattatatcggcaggcactgttttagacaccttattctttaggggctttcccaaagcataggcagagtctcattttcgcgccggtgttgcgcacttgtttttgagaggcatggcatgcagtcgcatgtgagaggagctctgatactgataaaagacttctgaaggcatcatttggtatcgtattccccttgggtttggttgggtctcagcaaagcagataccagggactgtaaaggggttaaagcttaaaacggctccggttccgctattttaagggttaaagcttccaaaattggtgtgcaatattttcaaggctttaagacactgtggtgaaagtttggtgaattttgaacaattccttcatgttttttcgcaattgcagtaataaagtgtgttcagtttaaaatttaaagtgacagtaacggttttatttcaaaacgttttttgtactttcttatcaagtttatgcctgtttaacatgtctgaactaccagatagactgtgttctgaatgtggggaagccagaattcctattcatttaaataaatgtgatttatgtgataatgacaatgatgcccaagatgattcctcaagtgaggggagtaagcatggtactgcatcattccctccttcgtctacacgagtcttgcccactcaggaggcccctagtacatctagcgcgccaatactccttactatgcaacaattaacggctgtaatggataattctgtcaaaaacattttagccaaaatgaacccttgtcagcgtaagcgtggatgctctgttttagttactgaagagcatgacgacgctgatattaatatctctgaagggcccctaacccaatctgagggagccagggaggttttgtctgagggagaaattactgatttagggaacatttctcagcaggctgaatctgatgtgattacttttaaatttaaattggaacatctccgcattttgcttaaggaggtattatccactctggatgattgtgaaaatttggtcatcccagagaaactatgtaaaatggacaagttcctagaggtgccggggctcccagaagcttttcctatacccaagcgggtggcggacattgttaataaagaatgggaaaggcccggtattcctttcgtccctccccccatatttaaaaaattgtttcctatggtcgaccccagaaaggacttatggcagtcagtccccaaggtcgagggagcggtttctactttaaacaaacgcaccactattcccatagaggatagttgtgctttcaaagatcctatggataaaaaattagaaggtttgcttaaaaagatgtttgttcagcagggttaccttctacaacccatttcatgcattgtccctgtcactacaacttctacctctctctctttttggattaaaagcatcatcagattggcttacgagactgccggacggcagcctcccgaaagaatcacggctcattccactagggctgtggcttccacatgggccttcaagaacgaggcttctgttgatcagatatgtagggcagcaacttggtcttcactgcacacttttaccaaattttacaagtttgatacttttgcttcttctgaggctatttttgggagaaaggttttgcaagccgtggtgccttccatttaggtgacctgatttgctccctcccttcatccgtgtcctaaagctttggtattggttcccacaagtaaggatgacgccgtggaccggacacacctatgttggagaaaacagaatttatgtttacctgataattttctttctccaacggtgtgtccggtccacggcccgccctggttttttaatcaggtctgataatttattttctttaactacagtcaccacggtaccatatggtttctcctatgctattattcctccttaacgtcggtcgaatgactggggtaggcggagcctaggagggatcatgtgaccagctttgctgggctctttgccatttcctgttggggaagagaatatcccacaagtaaggatgacgccgtggaccggacacaccgttggagaaagaaatttatcaggtaaacataaattctgtttttcagaaatATCTAGGTCACTAATCAAGCTTCAAATAAAAACAATGAGAGTAGTAAATATGATATGCCACATGGAGTGTGGATGGGACAAGGCAAGTTATCTCaattgtatttatttcctttttctttttgtcttttcttaCAATTCTTATTGACTGTACTGTAAACtgttattagataatataattgACATGACCTCTAGAAATGCTGATAGCTTATCTCCACCATCTCCTACTCTTTGACTACCATCATGAGAAAGAAGAGATAACATTGAATGTGGTCGATTTCACTTTTATTGTTAGTATTTTAACATAAGAAAATCAACCAACAACTGTGAATTAATTGTAAATGGTGGAGCTGCATCTATAAAATTGTgttaactcaattttttttctaataagTTGGTTTcaacaaaaaaaagtttacaacattaatttatatttattgtagTGATTGACAAATATGGAATGCAGAGGCATCCTTAAAAATAGTCCCTAATGTCTAGTAAACTGCACTTAAGCCTTAGCAGCAAGGCTGAGGATGAGGAAATGTCTAGGGGTCATAACCTGTCCCTTAAGCTTATGGCAGACAATCATTCAGAACAGTTAAAATGTtttcaaaagaaaataattatgccaATAATAAATATCATTTTCATTTTTCTTCTAAACAGATGAATTCACAAACTGCAGTTATCCTAGTCATGGTCAGAGTGCAGATGCTTCTTGCAATCTTTTAAAAAATCAAAGAAGTCACAAAGgaaatttatgttctgaatgtgggaaatgtttcacaGAGAAATCATTTCTGTTTCACCATCTGAAatctcatacaggagagaaagcattttcatgttctgattgtggCAAATGTTTTATTCGTGAATCAGATCTTATTATGCATCACAAaattcacatagaagaaaaggcattttcatgttctgagtgtgagAGATGTTTTACTCGAAAATCAGATCTTATTAAgcatcacaaaattcacacaggagaaaaggcattttcatgttctaactgtaggaaatgttttactctgaaatcagatCTCATTAGGCATCACACAATTCACACTGGAGAAAAGGCATTTTCATGCTCTTACTGTGGGAAAtattttactcggaaatcaactgTTATTAGGCATCACAAAATTCACACTGGAGAAAAGGCATTTTCATGtactgagtgtgggaaatgttttactcgaaaACCAGAGCTTATTAAgcatcacaaaattcacacaggagaaaaagcattttgttCTGATTGTGGCAAATGTTTTTTTCGTGAATCAGATTTTATTATGCATCGCaaaattcacacaggggaaaaggcattttcatgttctgagtgtgggaaatgttttaatcagAAATCACATCTTTTTGCGCATCACAATactcacacaggagaaaaagcattttcatgttcttactgtgggaaatgttttactcggaaatcaactgTTACTAGGCATCACAAAATTCAcacaagagaaaagtaaatttatgcttatgcttacctgataaattaatttcttctacgatacgacgagtccacggattttatccttacttgtgggatattaacctcctgctaacaggaagtggcaaagagcaccacagcagagctgtatatatagcgcctcccttccctccacccccagtcattcgaccaaaggtttaggaagagaaaggaaaatctaaaggtgcagaggtgactgaagttgtaaaaaataaaatataatctgtctaaaaaatgacagggagggccggggactcgtcgtattgtagaagaaattaatcaggtaagcataaatttacttttcttctacatgatacgacgagtccacggatttcatccttacttgtgggatacaataccaaagctacaggacacggatgaaacgggagggacaagacagagacctaaacggaaggcaccactgcttgaagaacttttctcccaaaaacagcctcagaagaagcaaaagtatcaaatttggaaaaagtatgaagagtctaccaagttgcagccttgcaaatctgttcaacagaagcatgccaggcggatgatactcctcagccaaaaagaaagagaggtagccatagtttctccaacataggtgtgtccggtccacggcgtcatccttacttgtgggatattctcttccccaacaggaaatggcaaagagcccagcaaagctggtcacatgatccctcctaggctccgcctaccccagtcattctctttgccgttgtacaggcaacatctccacggagatggcttagagttttttagtgtttaactgtagtttttattattcaatcaagatttctgtttgtatgaggaaaatgattttagcaaccgttactaaaatccatggctgttccacacaggactgttgagaggaattaacttcagttgggggaacagtgagcagtcttttgctgcttgaggtatgacacattctaacaagacgatgtaatgctggaagctgtcattttccctatgggatccggtaagccatttttattcagacagtaaataagggcttcacaagggcttattaagactgtagacattttctgggctaaatcgatcatatttacacatatttagccttgaggaatcatttaatctgggtattttttgtaaaataatatcggcaggcactgttttagacaccttattctataggggctttccctaatcatagtcagagcctcattttcgcgccggtatggcgcacttgtttttgagaacagcatgacatgcagctgcatgtgtgtggagctctgatacatagaaaagtctttctgaaggcatcatttggtatcgtattcccctttgggcttggttgggtctcagcaaagcagattccagggactgtaaaggggttaaatataaaaacggctccggttccattattttaagggttaaagcttccaaatttggtgtgcaatacgtttaaggctttaagacactgtggtgaaattttgaacaattccttcatactttttcgcaattgcagtaataaagtgtgttcagtttaaaatttaaagtgacagtaacggttttattttaaaacgttttttgtgctttgttatcaagtttatgcctgtttaacatgtctgaactaccagatagattgtgttctgactgtggggaagccaaggttccttctcatttaaatagatgtgatttatgtcataaaaaatttagtaaaaatgatgcccaagatgattcctcaagtgaggggagtaagcatggtactgcatcatcccctccttcgtctacaccagtcttgcccatacaggaggcccctagtacatctagcgcgccaatactccttactatgcaacaattaacggctgtaatggataattctatcaaaaacattttagccaatatgcccacttatcagcgaaagcgcgactgctctgttttataaaatactgaagagcatgaggacgctgatgatattgtttctgaagggcccctacaccagtctgagggggccagggaggttttgtctgagggagaaatttcagattcaggaaaaatttctcaacaagctgaacctgatgtgattacttttaaatttaagttggaacatctccgcgctctgcttaaggaggtgttatccaatttggatgattgtgattatctggtcattccagaaacactatgtaaaatggacaagttcctagaggccccggggccccccgaagcttttcctatacccaagcgggtggcgtacattgttaataaagaatgggacaggcccggtatacctttcgtacctccccccatatttaaaaaattgtttcctatagtcgaccccagaaaggacttatggcagacagtccccaaggtcgagggggcggtttctactctaaacaagcgcaccgctatacccatagaagatagttgtgctttccaagatcctatggataaaaaattagaaggtttgctaaaaaagatgtttgttcagcaaggttaccttctacaaccaattgcatgcattgtccctgtcactacagccgcgtgtttctggttcgatgagctagaaaaggcgattattagtaattcttcttcttatgaggagattatggacagaattcgtgctcttaaattggctaattctttcaccctagacgccaccttgcaattggctaggttagcggcgaaaaattctgggtttgctattgtggcgcgcagagcgctttggttaaaatcttggtcagcggatgcgtcttccaagaacaaattgcttgacattcctttcaaggggaaaacactgtttggccctgacttgaaagagattatctctgatatcactgggggcaagggccacgcccttcctcaggataggtctttcaaggccaaaaataaacctaattttcgtccctttcgcagaaacggaccagccccaagtgctacgtcctctaagcaggagggtaatacttctcaagccaatccagcctggagaccaatgcaaggctggaacaaaggaaagcaggccaagaaccctgccactgctcccaagtcagcatgagatgcgggcccccgatccgggaccggatttggtggggggcagactctctctcttcactcaggcttgggcaagagatgttctggatccttgggcgctagaaatagtctcccaaggttatcttctggaagtgattcatcctgttccattaaaagaacgagggatggggttctactccaatctgttcgtagttcccaaaaaagagggaacgttcagaccaatcttagatctcaagatcctaaacaagtttctcaaggttccatcgtccaaaatggaaaccattcgaacaatccttccatccaggaaggtcaattcttgaccacggtggatttaaaggatgcgtatctacatattcctgtccacaaggaacatcatcggttcctaaggttcgcattcctggacaagcattaccagttcgtggcgcttcctttcggattagccactgctccaaggattttcacaaaggtactagggtcccttctggcggtgctaagaccaaggggcattgctgtagtaccttacttggacgacattctgattcaagcgtcgtcccttcctcaagcaaaggctcacacggacatagtcctggcctttctcagatctcacgaatggaaagtgaacgtggaaaagagttctctatctccgtcgacaagagttcccttcttgggaacaataatagactccttagaaatgaggatttttctgacagagaccagaaaaacaaaacttctaaactcttgtcggatacttcattccgttcctcttccttccatagcgcagtgcatggaagtgataggtttgatggtagcggcaatggacatagttccttttgcgcgcattcatctgagaccattacaactgtgtatgctcagtcagtggaatggggactatacagacttgtctccgaaaatacaagtaaatcagaggaccagagactcactccgttggtggctgtccatggacaacctgtcacaaggggtgacctcctgcagaccagagtgggtcattgtcacgaccgacgccagtctgatgggctggggcgcggtctggggatccctgaaagctcagggtctttggtctcgggaagaatctcttctaccgataaatattctggaactgagagcgatattcaatgctctcaaggcttggcctcagctagcgagggccaagttcatacggtttcaatcagacaacatgacgactgttgcgtacatcaaccatcaggggggaacaaggagttccctggcgatggaagaagtgaccaaaatcattcaatgggcggagactcgctcctgccacctgtctgcaatccacatcccaggagtggaaaattgggaagcggattttctgagtcgtcagacattgcatccgggggagtgggaactccatccggaaatctttgcccaaatcactcaactgtggggcattccagacatggatctgatggcctctcgtcagaacttcaaggttccttgctacgggtccagatccagggaccccaaggcgactctagtagatgcactagtagcaccttggaccttcaaactagcttatgtattcccgccgttccctctcatccccaggctggtagccaggatcaatcaggagagggcgtcggtgatcttgatagctcctgcgtggccacgcaggatttggtatgcagatctggtgaatatgtcttcggctccaccatggaagctacctttgagacgagaccttctggttcaaggtccgttcgaacatccgaatctggtcccactccagctgactgcttggagattgaacgcttgatcttttcaaagcgagggttctcagattctgttattgatactcttgttcaggccagaaagcctgtaactagaaaaatttaccacaaaatttggaaaaaatatatctgttggtgtgaatctaaaggattcccttgggacaaggttaagattcctaagattctatccttccttcgagaaggattggaaaacggattatctgcaagttccttgatgggacagatttctgccttgtctgtgttacttcacaaaaagctggcagccgtgccagatgttcaagcctttgttcaggctctggttagaaacaagcctgtttacaaacctttgactcctccttggagtctcaatttagttctttcagttcttcagggggttccgtttgaacccttacattccgttgatattaagttattatcttggaaagttttgtttttggttgcaatttcttctgctagaagagtttcagaattatctgctctgcagtgttctcctccttatctggtgttccatgcagataaggtggttttacgtactaaacctggttttcttccaaaagttgtttctaacaaaaacattaaccaggagatagtcatgccttctctgtgtccgaaaccagtttcgaagaaggaacgtttgttgcacaatttggatgttgttcgcgctctaaaattctatttagatgctacaaaggattttagacaaacatcttccttgtttgttgtttattctggtaaaaggagaggtcaaaaagcaacttctacctctctctctttttggattaaaagcatcatcagattggcttacgagactgccggacggcagcctcctgaaaggatcacagctccttccactagggctgtggcttccacatgggccttcaagaacgaggcttctgttgatcagatatgtagggcagcgacttggtcttcactgcacacttttaccaaattttacaagtttgatacttttgcttcttctgaggctatttttgggagaaaggttttgcaagccgtggtgccttccatttaggtgacctgatttgctccctcccttcatccgtgtcctaaagctttggtattggttcccacaagtaaggatgacgccgtggaccggacacacctatgttggagaaaacagaatttatgtttacctgataaattactttctccaacggtgtgtccggtccacggcccgccctggttttttaatcaggtctgataatttattttctttaactacagtcaccacggtatcatatggtttctcctatgcaaatattcctccttaacgtcggtcgaatgactggggtaggcggagcctaggagggatcatgtgaccagctttgctgggctctttgccatttcctgttggggaagagaatatcccacaagtaaggatgacgccgtggaccggacacaccattggagaaagtaatttatcaggtaaacataaattctgtttttctgacccctacactttccggAATAAACAAGGAATAATGAAGATggttgatggaaatccttagtcgcctgtaagtaaaacgtcAAgatacggaccacgtccaggttatgtaacagacgctccttcttagaagaaggattaggacacaaggaaggaacaacaatttcctgattaatat
This genomic stretch from Bombina bombina isolate aBomBom1 chromosome 4, aBomBom1.pri, whole genome shotgun sequence harbors:
- the LOC128657287 gene encoding gastrula zinc finger protein XlCGF17.1-like, translated to MLTRGEQMEFDEVAVYFSEEEWGCLTEEQKELYKYVMMENYQTLRSLGYVCVKPLLVTQIEHREEPYVSSFPNNKDEFTNCSYPSHGQSADASCNLLKNQRSHKGNLCSECGKCFTEKSFLFHHLKSHTGEKAFSCSDCGKCFIRESDLIMHHKIHIEEKAFSCSECERCFTRKSDLIKHHKIHTGEKAFSCSNCRKCFTLKSDLIRHHTIHTGEKAFSCSYCGKYFTRKSTVIRHHKIHTGEKAFSCTECGKCFTRKPELIKHHKIHTGEKAFCSDCGKCFFRESDFIMHRKIHTGEKAFSCSECGKCFNQKSHLFAHHNTHTGEKAFSCSYCGKCFTRKSTVTRHHKIHTREK